One genomic region from Candidatus Woesearchaeota archaeon encodes:
- the endA gene encoding tRNA-intron lyase has translation MIKKQQVSATFYHGTIITENTDLARELYDKSRFGSMQTGKVELNLVETLYLMEKERLQLSDRRKKEISHEQFIAKAKKLEKNFWIKYAVFRDLRTRGYIVKTALKFGADFRVYDRGVKPGEDHAKWVVFPVHESQALTWHEFAAKNRVAHSTKKRLLLAVVDDEGDVSYWESRWLRP, from the coding sequence ATGATCAAAAAACAACAAGTTTCAGCAACTTTCTACCATGGAACTATCATTACTGAAAATACTGATCTTGCCCGAGAACTTTATGATAAGAGCCGTTTTGGGAGCATGCAAACAGGAAAGGTCGAACTTAATTTAGTAGAAACATTATATTTGATGGAAAAAGAACGTTTACAATTGTCTGATCGAAGAAAAAAAGAGATTTCTCATGAACAATTTATTGCAAAAGCAAAAAAACTCGAGAAAAACTTTTGGATTAAATATGCAGTTTTTCGCGATTTGCGCACCCGCGGCTATATTGTAAAAACAGCATTAAAATTTGGCGCTGATTTTCGTGTTTATGATCGTGGTGTAAAACCAGGAGAAGATCATGCAAAATGGGTGGTGTTTCCTGTTCATGAGTCACAAGCCTTGACCTGGCATGAATTTGCTGCTAAAAATAGAGTGGCGCATTCCACTAAAAAACGTTTGTTATTAGCAGTTGTTGATGATGAAGGTGATGTTAGTTACTGGGAAAGCAGATGGCTGAGGCCTTGA
- a CDS encoding histone family protein, which yields MAKRLIPVVSMEKIMKNAGADRVSDKAKVVMKNIVEDIAEKIAQDAVKLALHAGRKTVKARDIKLAYKKD from the coding sequence ATGGCAAAAAGACTGATTCCTGTTGTTTCAATGGAGAAAATCATGAAAAATGCAGGCGCTGATCGTGTTTCTGATAAAGCAAAGGTTGTTATGAAAAATATTGTTGAAGATATTGCAGAGAAAATTGCCCAAGATGCAGTGAAGTTAGCTTTGCATGCAGGAAGGAAAACTGTCAAAGCTCGTGATATTAAACTTGCTTATAAAAAAGATTAA
- the rnz gene encoding ribonuclease Z, which yields MVKIELTFLGTSSMVPTKERNVQGIYVEYKGEGILIDCGEGTQRQMAIAGINRIKVKKILISHWHGDHVAGLVGLIQTIGNIQEKVKLEIYGPTGTKMRMKHLMNSCIFYNKVEVIIREINPKKLTKFYENNDYELYAAPLEHSVPCIGFRFVEKDQRRIDMSRAKKLGLKEGPDIGKLQEGTSIIINKKKINPDDVSTITKGKVVSFILDTAVCNNCKVLAKDADLLVSECVYAADLEEKAEKYKHLTAEQIALVASQNNVKKLIVTHFSQRYKEVSKVLQDARDIFSNTDAAFDFMKTKVE from the coding sequence ATGGTGAAAATAGAATTAACCTTTCTTGGTACAAGCTCAATGGTGCCAACAAAAGAGAGAAACGTGCAGGGAATTTATGTAGAGTATAAAGGAGAAGGGATTCTTATAGATTGCGGAGAAGGAACGCAACGCCAAATGGCAATTGCAGGCATTAATAGAATAAAGGTAAAAAAGATTCTTATTAGCCACTGGCATGGTGACCATGTAGCAGGTTTAGTAGGCTTGATTCAAACAATAGGAAATATACAGGAAAAGGTAAAACTAGAAATTTACGGACCTACAGGCACAAAGATGCGGATGAAGCATTTGATGAACTCATGTATTTTCTATAATAAAGTAGAGGTAATCATTCGTGAGATAAATCCAAAAAAACTAACAAAATTCTATGAAAATAATGACTATGAATTATACGCTGCCCCCCTTGAGCATTCAGTGCCTTGTATAGGATTTAGATTTGTAGAAAAAGATCAAAGAAGAATAGATATGTCCAGAGCAAAAAAACTTGGTTTAAAAGAAGGTCCTGACATTGGAAAGTTGCAAGAGGGCACATCAATAATTATAAACAAGAAAAAAATCAACCCTGATGATGTTTCTACAATAACAAAAGGAAAAGTAGTAAGTTTTATTTTGGATACTGCAGTATGTAATAATTGTAAAGTGCTTGCAAAAGATGCTGATCTTTTAGTCTCTGAATGTGTTTACGCTGCAGATCTTGAAGAAAAGGCAGAAAAATACAAGCATCTTACTGCAGAGCAGATTGCTCTTGTTGCCAGCCAAAACAATGTAAAAAAACTGATAGTAACTCATTTCTCCCAACGTTATAAAGAAGTAAGCAAAGTGCTTCAGGATGCTCGAGACATATTCAGCAACACTGATGCAGCATTTGATTTTATGAAGACAAAGGTTGAATAA